One Paenibacillus crassostreae DNA segment encodes these proteins:
- a CDS encoding glycoside hydrolase family 1 protein, which produces MNLQFPDGFLWGGAVAANQCEGAYNEDGKGWSTQDVAPEGIKGPITEVPTDNNMKLIGIDFYHRYKEDIKLFAEMGFKVFRTSIAWSRIFPNGDELEPNEQGLQFYDDLFDECHKYGIEPLVTISHYETPLHLSKQYNGWVNRKLIGFYERYARTLFTRYKDKVKYWLTFNEINSILEEPFMSGGIYTPKQDLSKQDLYQAIHHEFVASALAVKIGHELAPNAQIGCMVLSMPTYPLTPNPDDVIATMEYEHKNYFFADVHARGIYPGYMKRYFRENNINIHMEPEDAEILRHTVDFISFSYYVSTCESGASSQLGESEGNLMGRVANPYLKTSEWGWHIDPQGIRYVMNMFYDRYQKPLFVVENGLGAIDKLITNDQGEKTVEDDYRIDYLNDHLVQVAEAIADGVEVIGYTSWGCIDLVSASTAQLKKRYGFIYVDRHDDGSGTLERYRKKSFHWYKDIISSNGQTLQR; this is translated from the coding sequence ATGAATCTACAATTTCCAGATGGTTTCTTATGGGGCGGAGCCGTAGCTGCTAACCAATGTGAAGGAGCTTATAATGAGGATGGCAAAGGTTGGTCCACTCAGGACGTGGCACCAGAAGGAATTAAAGGCCCTATTACTGAGGTGCCTACTGATAACAATATGAAACTGATTGGTATTGATTTTTACCATCGCTATAAAGAAGATATTAAGTTATTTGCAGAAATGGGATTCAAAGTATTCAGAACTTCCATTGCTTGGTCTCGGATTTTTCCGAACGGTGATGAATTAGAACCTAATGAACAAGGCCTACAATTTTACGACGACCTGTTTGATGAATGCCACAAATATGGGATCGAGCCTCTCGTTACGATCTCTCATTATGAGACACCGCTGCATTTGTCCAAGCAATATAATGGCTGGGTCAACCGTAAGTTAATTGGATTTTATGAGCGTTACGCAAGAACACTATTTACCCGCTATAAGGACAAAGTGAAATATTGGTTGACCTTCAATGAGATCAATTCGATTCTCGAAGAACCGTTTATGAGTGGCGGTATTTACACACCTAAGCAGGATTTAAGCAAACAAGACCTATATCAGGCCATCCATCATGAATTTGTAGCCAGTGCGTTAGCTGTCAAAATCGGTCATGAACTTGCACCAAATGCACAGATTGGTTGTATGGTGCTCAGTATGCCGACTTACCCATTGACTCCAAATCCCGATGATGTGATCGCAACTATGGAATATGAGCACAAAAACTATTTCTTTGCCGACGTTCACGCCAGAGGGATCTATCCTGGTTATATGAAACGCTATTTCAGAGAGAATAACATTAACATTCATATGGAACCAGAAGATGCAGAAATTCTACGGCACACCGTGGACTTTATTTCATTCAGCTATTATGTGAGCACTTGTGAATCGGGTGCATCGTCCCAGCTGGGAGAAAGCGAAGGCAACTTGATGGGTAGAGTGGCTAACCCGTATTTGAAAACGAGTGAATGGGGTTGGCATATAGATCCTCAGGGTATACGTTATGTCATGAATATGTTCTATGATCGCTATCAGAAGCCACTGTTTGTTGTAGAGAATGGCTTAGGCGCCATCGACAAATTGATCACCAATGATCAAGGTGAAAAGACAGTTGAAGATGACTACCGAATTGATTACTTGAATGATCATCTGGTACAAGTAGCCGAGGCAATTGCAGACGGCGTCGAAGTCATAGGTTACACATCGTGGGGATGTATTGACCTTGTCAGTGCTTCTACCGCTCAATTAAAGAAACGTTATGGATTCATTTATGTAGACCGTCATGACGATGGCTCGGGCACACTTGAACGATACCGTAAGAAGTCATTCCATTGGTATAAGGACATCATCAGTTCCAACGGGCAAACTTTGCAGCGTTAA
- a CDS encoding ABC transporter ATP-binding protein has translation MDPIIEVTNLSKSYGKVQAVKDISFYVEKGKMFAFLGPNGAGKSTTIDIICTFLQQDSGMISIDGYQLGKEDDKIRSIIGAVFQDGLLDALLTVEENMRIRGGFYGAKGNELAQSVQKAAEAAGVTEFMNRPYGKLSGGQRRRADIARALVHTPKILILDEPTTGLDPQTRKNVWEIIKKLQKENNMTVFLTTHYMEEAADADYVVVIDNGNIAARGTPTELKNTYASDQLNLFPEDIEKLDEFLMEAQIDFTRNVDKISIKISSTLDALPILEQCKPYIKGFEVLNGTMDDAFIGITGKEIRQ, from the coding sequence ATGGATCCTATTATTGAAGTTACTAATCTAAGCAAATCCTATGGTAAAGTGCAGGCCGTCAAGGATATCAGTTTTTACGTGGAGAAGGGGAAGATGTTCGCTTTTCTTGGGCCGAATGGGGCGGGGAAGTCAACGACGATTGATATTATTTGTACCTTTTTACAACAGGACTCAGGTATGATTTCGATAGATGGCTACCAATTAGGTAAAGAAGATGATAAGATTCGCTCCATCATTGGTGCGGTGTTTCAAGACGGGCTTTTAGATGCGTTGCTAACCGTGGAAGAAAACATGAGAATTAGAGGTGGATTTTATGGCGCAAAAGGTAATGAACTAGCGCAATCGGTGCAAAAAGCAGCTGAGGCTGCAGGTGTAACTGAGTTCATGAATCGTCCTTATGGGAAGTTATCGGGCGGTCAACGTAGACGTGCTGATATAGCGCGGGCACTAGTTCATACACCTAAGATTCTAATTTTAGATGAACCTACAACAGGTCTTGATCCGCAAACCAGAAAAAATGTGTGGGAGATCATTAAAAAGCTACAAAAGGAAAATAACATGACTGTATTTCTTACTACACATTATATGGAGGAAGCAGCAGATGCAGATTATGTTGTCGTGATCGACAATGGTAATATTGCGGCAAGAGGAACGCCAACCGAATTAAAAAACACCTATGCTAGCGATCAATTAAATCTATTCCCGGAGGATATCGAAAAGTTAGATGAGTTCCTGATGGAAGCACAAATTGATTTCACCCGAAATGTCGATAAAATATCTATTAAAATTTCATCAACATTGGATGCTCTACCGATCCTGGAACAATGTAAACCGTATATCAAAGGCTTTGAAGTCTTAAATGGGACGATGGATGATGCGTTTATTGGTATAACAGGAAAGGAGATTAGACAATGA
- a CDS encoding ABC transporter ATP-binding protein encodes MSLIGENLSHYYHQNNWIIKDINISIAPGEVLGLSGYSGCGKTTLSRILAGYISPRIGRVSLDHHTQVRHTFNPVQLIYQHPEKAINPKWRMHDVLTESYTPSQDILDAFEIKKEWMDRWPVELSGGEKQRFCIVRALNPDTKYVIADEMTTMLDAITQAKIWNAFIRICKSRDIGVIIVSHETSLLNRLCDSIYKVGSD; translated from the coding sequence ATGTCCCTGATTGGAGAGAACCTGAGCCACTATTATCATCAAAATAACTGGATTATTAAGGATATCAACATTTCTATCGCTCCAGGTGAGGTGCTGGGGTTATCGGGCTATAGTGGTTGCGGAAAAACGACACTGTCTCGAATTCTGGCCGGATACATTTCCCCTCGCATAGGGCGTGTATCGTTAGATCACCATACTCAGGTGCGACATACTTTTAACCCGGTTCAACTTATTTATCAGCACCCGGAAAAAGCCATTAATCCAAAGTGGCGTATGCACGACGTTCTGACCGAATCCTATACGCCTTCACAAGATATTCTAGATGCTTTTGAAATAAAGAAGGAATGGATGGACCGTTGGCCTGTTGAGCTGTCCGGTGGTGAGAAACAGCGTTTTTGTATTGTACGCGCTCTGAATCCAGATACGAAATATGTAATCGCCGACGAGATGACGACCATGCTAGATGCAATTACACAGGCGAAAATTTGGAATGCATTTATCCGCATCTGCAAGAGCAGAGACATTGGTGTGATTATCGTTAGCCATGAGACTAGCCTGTTGAATCGATTGTGTGACAGTATTTATAAGGTAGGTAGTGATTAA
- a CDS encoding ABC transporter permease: MIGFARRNLLLFFRDKNAVFFSLLAVFIIIGLYALFLGDVWASNYPDIDNIRFLMDRWIMAGLLAVTSVTTTMGAFGALVSDREKKIYKDFNSAPISRSSIAGGYMISAFVIGCIMSFVALILVELYIVSSGGKLLSVVAFAKVVALILGCTFVNTTIMFFVVSFFKSNNAFATASTVIGTLIGFLTGIYVPIGALPDAVQLVIKVFPVSHAVSIFRQVIMDVPLSKAFAGAPAETLIEFEKLMGVTYYFGDTEVSVWISILILIITTVICFGLAVLNMSRKNK, translated from the coding sequence ATGATTGGATTTGCTAGACGAAATCTACTCCTCTTTTTCAGGGATAAAAATGCTGTCTTCTTCTCGCTTCTTGCTGTGTTCATAATTATTGGTCTTTACGCTTTGTTTCTGGGTGATGTGTGGGCGAGTAACTATCCGGATATCGATAATATTCGCTTTCTTATGGACAGATGGATAATGGCAGGGCTACTAGCTGTGACATCGGTTACAACAACAATGGGTGCATTTGGTGCATTGGTCAGTGATCGGGAAAAGAAAATTTATAAGGATTTCAATTCCGCTCCGATAAGTAGAAGTAGCATTGCTGGTGGATATATGATTAGTGCGTTTGTGATCGGCTGCATCATGAGTTTTGTAGCACTTATATTAGTAGAACTATATATCGTGTCAAGCGGAGGGAAATTACTGTCTGTAGTGGCGTTCGCTAAGGTTGTTGCACTTATTTTAGGTTGTACTTTTGTGAACACAACTATCATGTTTTTTGTAGTTTCTTTCTTTAAAAGTAATAATGCATTTGCTACAGCGAGTACGGTAATCGGTACATTGATTGGATTTTTGACTGGGATATACGTTCCCATCGGTGCTTTACCGGATGCGGTCCAGTTGGTGATCAAAGTATTCCCTGTATCACATGCAGTCTCTATTTTTAGACAGGTTATTATGGATGTACCTCTTTCGAAAGCTTTTGCTGGAGCACCTGCTGAGACTTTGATCGAATTCGAGAAATTGATGGGTGTAACCTATTACTTTGGTGATACTGAGGTAAGTGTTTGGATTAGTATACTTATTCTAATCATAACAACAGTTATCTGCTTCGGACTGGCCGTATTGAATATGTCACGCAAAAACAAATGA
- a CDS encoding DUF2798 domain-containing protein — protein sequence MQQETRLPRNGKEGALYGIIICTLTALFMTTLNTSLGMGKLNGEVVVSILKVFPIMLVIAMILESVFIGRIAEKLVGKFTAPTDSFNSKILFRILFTVLGMSACMTLIGGIAGNGISSATFSNWLTNWPRNFLIVLIAESLVIQPIARFAMVKLHAYQDHKSNAAMSIEDNVA from the coding sequence ATGCAACAAGAAACAAGACTACCAAGAAACGGTAAAGAGGGAGCATTGTATGGTATTATCATTTGTACGCTGACTGCTTTGTTTATGACAACACTAAATACTTCTCTCGGCATGGGTAAATTGAATGGAGAAGTTGTAGTATCGATTCTTAAAGTGTTTCCAATTATGCTGGTTATTGCAATGATTCTTGAATCGGTATTTATAGGTCGCATTGCAGAAAAATTAGTTGGGAAATTTACTGCACCAACAGATAGCTTTAATTCAAAGATATTATTTCGTATCTTATTCACTGTATTGGGAATGTCAGCGTGCATGACACTTATTGGGGGTATCGCAGGAAACGGTATTAGTTCCGCAACATTTAGTAACTGGTTAACAAATTGGCCAAGAAATTTCTTGATCGTACTCATAGCTGAGAGTTTAGTGATTCAACCCATTGCAAGATTTGCGATGGTAAAACTACATGCTTATCAAGATCACAAAAGTAATGCAGCGATGTCGATAGAGGATAACGTTGCTTAA
- a CDS encoding MSMEG_1061 family FMN-dependent PPOX-type flavoprotein produces MNNPWNDDIIRSAEELREMIGAPHEAVIKKVVTQIDSHIENFIAKSPLFFLATSGTDGRTDVSPRGDRAGFVKVLDNNRIVFADRPGNRRIDSMLNMLENPQVGMIFLIPPLEEVLRINGRAILTRNKEFINDMQWEKKTTGIAVIIEVEECFIHCPRAFNQAGIWNIDKWSPKDELPVVSELFQAHLKINNYKS; encoded by the coding sequence ATGAACAATCCATGGAATGACGATATCATCAGATCTGCTGAAGAATTAAGGGAGATGATAGGAGCACCTCATGAAGCTGTAATTAAGAAAGTCGTCACACAAATTGATTCACATATTGAGAATTTTATTGCCAAATCCCCACTTTTTTTTCTAGCAACTTCGGGTACGGACGGTAGGACAGATGTCTCACCGCGAGGAGATCGTGCAGGGTTCGTTAAAGTTTTAGATAACAATAGAATTGTTTTCGCGGATCGACCAGGTAATCGGCGTATCGATTCAATGTTGAATATGCTCGAGAATCCACAGGTAGGGATGATTTTTCTTATTCCACCTTTGGAGGAGGTTCTTCGTATCAATGGACGTGCTATACTTACTCGTAATAAAGAATTTATCAATGATATGCAATGGGAAAAGAAAACTACTGGGATAGCTGTAATTATTGAAGTGGAAGAGTGTTTTATTCATTGCCCAAGAGCCTTTAATCAAGCAGGGATATGGAACATTGATAAATGGTCGCCAAAAGATGAATTGCCAGTGGTTAGTGAATTGTTCCAGGCACATTTGAAAATCAATAATTATAAAAGTTAA
- a CDS encoding LacI family DNA-binding transcriptional regulator — MSNLDLIAKMAGFSKATVSRVLNQSPHVSQETRNKILSIMKELDYVPNRNAISLSKGQTMQIGISTEGINNLMLPFLNGFVEIASQYGYQTIIYTSGGDAKKELQPFEDLRRKRVDALVIITSVNDPSLLRSYCKYGPIVSWQRMDQPDISSVAMDQYEGYWLALEHLIEKGYNRIANAFGRPNSINTHNRMRAYADMMGKHHLTVSPKWSFSSVYTIRDGEQVVRDLLEHKDDLPDAILCANDYVAAGALCEARRQQLKVPEDLAIVGFDNTELAHTMGITSIHNPIAAQAQNAFYLLLLQLLDTEVELEILQFSLIQRFTT, encoded by the coding sequence ATGTCGAATCTTGATCTTATTGCAAAGATGGCTGGGTTTTCTAAAGCTACGGTTTCTAGAGTCCTAAATCAATCCCCCCATGTGAGTCAAGAAACGAGAAATAAAATTTTAAGTATTATGAAAGAACTGGACTATGTCCCCAATCGGAATGCAATTTCCTTGTCTAAAGGACAAACAATGCAAATCGGGATCAGCACTGAAGGGATCAATAATCTGATGTTACCATTCCTGAATGGTTTTGTTGAGATAGCAAGCCAATACGGATATCAGACGATTATCTATACATCAGGAGGGGATGCAAAGAAAGAGCTACAGCCATTTGAAGATTTGCGGAGAAAAAGAGTCGATGCTCTCGTCATCATTACCAGTGTCAATGACCCAAGCTTATTAAGGTCATACTGTAAATATGGACCTATTGTGTCGTGGCAGCGAATGGATCAACCGGATATTTCTTCGGTGGCTATGGATCAGTATGAAGGGTATTGGTTAGCATTGGAACATTTAATAGAGAAGGGCTACAATCGTATAGCTAATGCATTCGGACGACCGAACAGCATAAATACGCATAACAGAATGCGTGCCTATGCAGACATGATGGGGAAACATCACCTTACCGTATCTCCCAAGTGGTCCTTCTCTTCAGTATATACAATCCGTGACGGAGAGCAGGTAGTTCGTGATTTACTTGAGCATAAGGATGATTTGCCGGATGCTATTCTGTGCGCGAATGATTATGTGGCGGCTGGTGCTCTTTGTGAAGCCCGTAGACAGCAATTGAAGGTGCCTGAAGATTTAGCTATTGTCGGATTTGATAATACCGAACTCGCCCATACCATGGGTATAACATCCATTCATAATCCCATTGCAGCACAGGCACAGAATGCTTTCTATCTTTTGTTGCTGCAATTGCTTGATACTGAAGTAGAGCTAGAAATTCTCCAATTCAGCCTGATACAACGGTTTACTACCTAA
- a CDS encoding NAD(P)-dependent alcohol dehydrogenase, translating into MKAMVCTKYGSPDVLELQEVDKPTPKENEILIKVHATSVSSGDLRIRGFKSPLMLWIPMRIVLGFRKPRKPILGTELAGEIEAIGKDVTRYKKGDQVFSLTGMRLGAHAEFTCMPENGLVAIKPTNASYEEAATVLFGGTSALYFFRKAKIRKGHKVLIYGASGAVGTSAIQLAKYYGAEVTAVCSTANFELVKSLGADKVMDYTKEDFTKNGEHYDIIFDAVGKNSKSNCQKALTPNGSYVTVDGQGMAKVRTEDLIFLKELMEANKIKSVIDKRYSLAQIPEAHRYVEKGHKKGNVVITV; encoded by the coding sequence ATGAAAGCAATGGTATGCACAAAATACGGTTCACCCGATGTTCTAGAGCTCCAAGAGGTAGATAAGCCCACCCCTAAGGAAAATGAAATACTGATAAAAGTTCACGCGACATCAGTATCATCAGGGGACTTAAGAATTCGAGGATTCAAAAGTCCTCTCATGTTATGGATTCCTATGCGAATTGTATTAGGCTTCAGAAAACCAAGAAAGCCTATACTCGGCACGGAGTTAGCTGGAGAAATCGAAGCGATTGGCAAGGATGTAACACGATATAAGAAAGGTGACCAAGTTTTTTCATTAACAGGGATGAGACTTGGTGCTCATGCTGAGTTCACATGTATGCCTGAAAATGGGTTGGTAGCCATAAAACCAACCAATGCGAGCTATGAGGAAGCAGCTACAGTTCTTTTTGGAGGAACCTCAGCCTTATATTTTTTTAGAAAAGCAAAGATCCGTAAAGGACATAAGGTACTTATCTATGGAGCTTCGGGAGCAGTGGGGACTTCCGCTATACAACTTGCCAAGTATTATGGGGCGGAGGTTACCGCGGTATGTAGCACCGCAAATTTTGAATTGGTGAAATCTCTGGGAGCCGATAAGGTCATGGATTACACGAAAGAGGATTTTACGAAGAACGGTGAGCATTATGATATCATCTTTGATGCCGTTGGGAAAAACTCAAAGTCAAATTGCCAGAAAGCACTCACTCCGAACGGATCCTATGTGACAGTGGATGGGCAAGGAATGGCAAAGGTACGTACGGAAGATTTGATTTTCCTGAAAGAGCTTATGGAGGCGAACAAAATAAAATCGGTCATCGATAAACGCTATTCACTAGCTCAAATTCCTGAAGCTCACAGATATGTTGAAAAAGGGCACAAAAAAGGAAATGTAGTCATTACGGTGTAA
- a CDS encoding LTA synthase family protein has product MSSTINRTISMRSILLFSLIMLAKSYFAWYFLFEDGPSWSILVKEIPFVLLLFCLIEWFATKRKIAIYMLVNLIITILFFSLIVYHNHFGIIATSQVLDQVKQVGAVKKSIFSVMHPKYMLIFVDIIIISYVMLKRQKALDWKRSMARKTNRKTITAVFCISVMLCSLNILPNRASMNETVKAEQMGILNYEAYSLIADKEEEPIDAYEITQEIINDTKGIQASVNPVLSGAAKGKNLIIIQMESFQNFLINLSIDGQEITPNMNELAGSNFYFPRFYQQVGQGNTSDAEFIVNTSFYVPPDGAATQYYAPKELPSLPKLLEDQGYDTATFHTNEVEFWNRGELYTALGFNRYYDKTYFGEEDTLFYGASDEVLYERTAAELATMDQNDQPFYSHVISMSAHNPFTIPEEKYKMTLPERFEGTFVGDYIRSQNYADYALGLFIEDLKQSGVWDNSLIVLYGDHRGLPIFSLDNDDQILMQEILGHEYSERELINVPMIIASTGITSPSVNEQLGGQVDILPTVSNLLGLSLDNHLHFGQDLLNQTKYNLLPQRYYLPTGSFVNNEELFLSGSGFEDGQHYTLAGDGVKTLKATENEFDRALELLHLSDSYVTQLPDRVVEE; this is encoded by the coding sequence ATGTCGTCTACAATAAATCGTACGATCAGTATGAGATCTATACTACTTTTTTCACTAATCATGCTAGCGAAGAGTTATTTTGCTTGGTATTTTCTATTCGAAGACGGTCCCTCATGGAGCATATTAGTTAAGGAGATTCCTTTTGTTCTACTACTATTTTGTTTGATAGAATGGTTCGCTACCAAACGAAAAATCGCCATCTATATGCTTGTGAATCTCATAATTACCATTTTGTTCTTTTCATTAATTGTATATCATAACCATTTCGGTATTATTGCTACATCTCAAGTATTAGATCAGGTCAAACAAGTTGGAGCAGTAAAGAAGAGTATATTCTCGGTAATGCATCCGAAATATATGCTAATTTTTGTGGATATCATTATTATTAGCTACGTTATGCTTAAACGACAGAAAGCCCTCGATTGGAAGAGATCCATGGCACGTAAGACGAACAGGAAAACAATTACGGCTGTGTTCTGCATCTCCGTCATGTTATGTTCGTTAAATATTTTACCTAACCGGGCAAGTATGAATGAAACTGTTAAAGCCGAGCAAATGGGAATTCTTAATTATGAAGCGTACTCTCTCATAGCTGATAAAGAGGAAGAGCCCATTGACGCTTATGAAATTACGCAGGAAATTATCAATGATACGAAAGGTATTCAAGCGTCTGTGAATCCAGTTCTCTCTGGGGCCGCTAAAGGAAAGAACCTTATTATCATTCAAATGGAGTCATTCCAGAATTTCTTAATTAATCTATCGATCGATGGTCAAGAAATAACTCCTAATATGAATGAGCTTGCGGGAAGTAATTTCTATTTCCCACGTTTCTATCAGCAGGTTGGACAAGGAAACACATCCGATGCGGAGTTTATCGTCAACACGTCGTTTTATGTACCACCAGATGGTGCGGCTACCCAGTATTACGCACCTAAGGAACTTCCAAGCTTACCTAAGCTTCTAGAAGATCAAGGCTACGATACCGCAACGTTCCATACCAATGAAGTTGAGTTCTGGAACCGTGGTGAACTTTATACCGCATTAGGATTTAATCGATACTATGACAAAACTTACTTTGGCGAAGAAGATACACTCTTCTACGGAGCATCTGATGAAGTGCTTTATGAAAGAACTGCAGCAGAGCTAGCCACAATGGATCAGAATGATCAACCATTCTATTCACATGTGATCTCAATGTCCGCTCATAATCCCTTTACGATTCCAGAAGAGAAATACAAGATGACGCTCCCAGAACGATTCGAAGGTACGTTCGTTGGTGATTATATTCGGTCACAGAATTATGCCGATTATGCGCTTGGTCTCTTTATAGAAGACCTCAAACAGAGCGGAGTATGGGATAACAGCTTAATCGTTCTGTATGGCGATCATCGTGGACTTCCTATCTTCTCTCTCGATAATGATGATCAAATATTAATGCAAGAGATTCTCGGTCATGAATATTCGGAACGCGAGTTGATTAATGTTCCTATGATCATTGCATCAACGGGTATTACATCTCCAAGTGTAAATGAACAATTAGGTGGTCAAGTTGATATTTTACCTACTGTTTCCAATTTATTAGGTCTATCGCTCGATAACCATCTTCATTTCGGACAGGATCTATTGAATCAAACGAAATATAACCTACTACCACAACGCTATTATTTACCGACGGGATCATTCGTCAACAACGAAGAACTCTTCTTATCAGGTAGCGGATTCGAGGACGGTCAACATTATACTTTAGCTGGTGATGGTGTTAAAACACTTAAAGCCACAGAAAATGAATTTGATCGTGCACTTGAACTCCTTCATTTATCAGACAGCTATGTAACACAATTACCTGACAGAGTAGTCGAGGAATAA
- a CDS encoding TetR/AcrR family transcriptional regulator: protein MDSKSLIINISTALFQKKGYLGVGLNEILKACNLSKGSLYHHFPNGKEELLIACLHSLNEAITTDMEEIFQHYPSTVTATQAMIKKLIEQFERDGMITGYTFSSIVSEIGSLSEPVRYACALSFTKIEGIFSNKLVTDGFSEETARSIALMMTAAIEGSIMLCLTQQTSEPLKIVSQVLPNLLRVL, encoded by the coding sequence ATGGATTCAAAATCGCTGATCATCAACATCTCGACAGCTCTTTTTCAGAAAAAAGGATATTTGGGTGTAGGATTAAACGAAATTTTGAAAGCATGTAACTTGTCAAAAGGTTCGCTTTATCACCACTTTCCAAATGGGAAAGAAGAATTGCTTATCGCTTGTCTTCATTCATTAAATGAAGCAATTACAACAGATATGGAAGAGATTTTTCAACATTATCCATCTACTGTTACAGCTACACAAGCAATGATTAAGAAATTGATCGAACAATTTGAACGAGATGGGATGATTACTGGTTATACATTTAGTAGCATCGTTAGTGAAATAGGATCATTAAGTGAACCCGTTAGATATGCCTGCGCTCTATCTTTCACAAAAATTGAAGGTATTTTTTCGAACAAATTAGTAACGGATGGTTTTTCGGAAGAGACAGCTCGTTCAATTGCTTTAATGATGACGGCAGCTATTGAAGGTAGTATTATGCTTTGTTTAACTCAACAAACAAGTGAACCACTGAAGATTGTTTCGCAGGTATTACCAAATTTATTGAGAGTTTTATAA
- a CDS encoding DUF1259 domain-containing protein: protein MSVSPQCRQFAEIFGGEAQVINGVCVATKLRTNIRVNILNRRSKGLFTIPFGISYESVSADGRALCLGETVILTSEINPFISRLRRAGIKVTSLHNHWLFTNPNIWYIHWEAIQRPLVFARNVRNASSVLTTQPVGPIACRTTRKK from the coding sequence ATGAGTGTTAGTCCACAGTGTAGACAGTTTGCAGAAATATTTGGTGGTGAAGCACAAGTCATTAATGGGGTATGTGTAGCAACAAAGTTAAGAACAAATATTAGGGTGAATATATTGAATAGACGTTCAAAAGGTCTTTTCACAATCCCCTTCGGCATTTCGTACGAAAGCGTAAGTGCTGATGGTAGAGCATTATGTTTAGGAGAAACAGTTATACTCACTAGTGAAATAAACCCATTTATATCTAGGCTCCGTAGAGCTGGTATAAAAGTAACATCTCTTCATAACCATTGGTTATTTACAAATCCAAACATATGGTATATCCATTGGGAGGCTATTCAACGTCCATTAGTATTTGCTAGGAATGTGCGGAATGCCTCTAGTGTTTTGACGACCCAACCCGTTGGTCCAATTGCTTGTAGAACTACTAGAAAAAAGTAA
- a CDS encoding PepSY domain-containing protein, which translates to MRILVYEIFIVTTNNRLFEVELAAKTGRILKIEEENEDD; encoded by the coding sequence ATGCGAATTTTAGTTTATGAAATATTCATTGTGACAACCAACAACAGGTTGTTTGAAGTAGAGTTAGCAGCAAAAACTGGAAGAATCTTAAAAATCGAAGAAGAAAATGAGGATGATTAA